From the genome of Bernardetia sp., one region includes:
- a CDS encoding SusD/RagB family nutrient-binding outer membrane lipoprotein: MINIIKKYKHTLVAASLATFMFSCNPSEDINIDPDEPSTAFPSFLLTSAQKELTDNIWDEWANGRRGMQLSQYWASNQYSDESRYAFRTSVTNNLWSFYYADIIADLNEIIRLNTENPDDYVGFGDPANQIAVAKITRAYMYQIITDTWGAIPYSQAGNPDEFLYPAYDSQEEVYNGIINDLNDAIASINTGGTSVSGDVIYNGDMSKWLLFANSLKLRVGMRIADVAPSLAQQTVSAAVNSGVFQSNADNALYNYLSAAPNNNPLNEDRKTRGDFAMSNVFIDKLLDLGDPRLEFYAAPAVSSSPSDPMDVKYVGEVYGLAESDAANTADQNISQPSSQVLEATAPGIWMTYAEVQFLLAEGVERGFVSGSAADYYNEGITASMNYWSGGSLSSSDISSYIAQPNVSYNALKSSGMEWNEIIGQQKWIALYMQGLEAWAEYRRLDFGVLQAPAAGALEGDGSVPARMLYPLNEQTSNGESYTAAVAAQGADLLSTKLWWDVK, encoded by the coding sequence ATGATAAATATAATAAAAAAATATAAGCATACTCTAGTAGCAGCATCTTTAGCTACTTTCATGTTTAGTTGTAATCCATCAGAAGATATCAATATTGACCCTGATGAGCCAAGTACAGCATTTCCTTCTTTCTTGCTAACTTCTGCTCAGAAGGAGTTGACTGACAATATTTGGGATGAGTGGGCTAACGGACGTAGAGGAATGCAACTTTCTCAATACTGGGCATCTAATCAATATTCAGATGAAAGTCGTTATGCTTTCCGTACATCAGTTACAAATAATCTTTGGTCATTCTATTATGCAGATATTATTGCTGATTTGAACGAGATTATTCGTTTGAATACTGAAAATCCTGATGATTATGTAGGATTTGGAGACCCTGCAAACCAAATTGCTGTGGCAAAGATTACTCGTGCTTACATGTATCAAATCATTACTGATACATGGGGAGCAATTCCTTATTCTCAAGCAGGAAATCCAGATGAGTTCTTATATCCTGCATACGATTCTCAAGAGGAAGTTTATAATGGAATTATCAATGACCTAAATGATGCTATTGCTTCTATCAATACAGGAGGAACAAGCGTTTCAGGTGATGTGATATATAACGGAGACATGAGCAAATGGCTTTTGTTTGCTAACTCTTTAAAATTAAGAGTAGGAATGAGAATAGCTGACGTAGCACCTTCTCTAGCTCAACAAACAGTTTCTGCTGCTGTCAATAGTGGTGTTTTCCAAAGTAATGCAGATAATGCTCTATATAATTACTTATCTGCTGCACCTAATAACAACCCGTTGAACGAAGACCGTAAAACTCGTGGTGATTTTGCAATGAGTAACGTGTTTATAGATAAGTTATTAGATTTAGGTGACCCAAGACTTGAATTCTACGCAGCTCCAGCTGTATCTAGTTCACCTAGCGATCCTATGGATGTTAAATATGTAGGTGAAGTATATGGACTCGCTGAAAGTGATGCTGCCAATACAGCTGATCAAAACATCTCCCAACCTTCTAGTCAAGTGCTTGAAGCTACTGCGCCAGGTATTTGGATGACTTATGCAGAAGTTCAGTTCTTACTAGCCGAAGGAGTAGAAAGAGGATTTGTTTCTGGATCTGCTGCCGACTATTACAACGAAGGTATTACAGCATCTATGAATTACTGGAGTGGAGGAAGCCTCTCTAGCTCAGATATTTCTTCTTATATTGCACAGCCTAATGTTAGTTATAATGCATTAAAATCTAGTGGAATGGAATGGAATGAAATCATAGGACAGCAAAAATGGATAGCTCTTTATATGCAAGGCTTGGAAGCATGGGCTGAATATCGTCGTCTTGATTTTGGTGTTCTTCAAGCACCTGCTGCTGGAGCATTGGAAGGAGACGGAAGTGTTCCTGCTCGTATGTTGTACCCACTAAATGAGCAAACTTCAAATGGTGAAAGTTACACTGCTGCTGTTGCTGCACAGGGAGCTGACCTATTAAGTACAAAGCTTTGGTGGGATGTTAAGTAA
- the secE gene encoding preprotein translocase subunit SecE: MKKVIEFLQESRDEMTEHVTWSSFKSLQQTSIVVLVASLIFALIVFAMDQAFQFGLGEIYKSF; this comes from the coding sequence ATGAAAAAAGTAATCGAATTTTTGCAAGAATCTCGTGATGAGATGACCGAACACGTAACTTGGTCTTCATTTAAAAGTCTTCAACAGACTTCTATTGTTGTCCTTGTGGCTTCGCTTATCTTTGCACTTATTGTTTTTGCAATGGATCAAGCCTTCCAATTCGGTCTAGGTGAGATTTATAAGTCATTCTAA
- the nusG gene encoding transcription termination/antitermination protein NusG, with amino-acid sequence MGELKWYILRVVSGKERSVKEYLEKDIVINNLQEYFGQIINPTEKVFQIRKMKDGKTKKVAVERNYLPGYVLVNVDLDSPNSGELIHQLINLPNVIGFLRVDGQPLTDKPIPMRDSEVARILGKVESTDQDEVREEAQFMVGESIKVMEGPFAGFSGTIEEHHEDKKKLSVIVKIFGRSTPVELNYSQVQKEG; translated from the coding sequence ATGGGCGAACTCAAATGGTACATCTTGCGTGTTGTTTCTGGAAAAGAACGCAGCGTAAAAGAATATCTTGAAAAAGATATAGTTATCAACAATCTACAAGAATATTTCGGACAAATTATTAACCCTACTGAAAAAGTTTTCCAAATTCGTAAGATGAAGGATGGAAAAACTAAGAAAGTTGCTGTTGAGCGTAACTACCTACCTGGTTATGTACTTGTCAATGTAGATTTAGATTCGCCAAACAGTGGAGAGCTTATTCACCAACTTATCAATCTTCCGAATGTAATTGGTTTTTTGAGAGTAGATGGACAGCCTCTAACAGACAAGCCAATTCCTATGAGAGATTCTGAAGTGGCTCGTATTCTAGGAAAAGTAGAATCTACTGACCAAGATGAAGTAAGAGAAGAAGCTCAGTTTATGGTGGGAGAGTCCATAAAGGTAATGGAAGGACCTTTTGCTGGCTTTAGTGGTACGATTGAAGAGCATCACGAAGACAAAAAGAAATTGAGTGTAATCGTAAAGATTTTTGGTAGAAGTACACCAGTAGAATTAAATTATTCTCAAGTACAGAAAGAAGGATAA
- the rplK gene encoding 50S ribosomal protein L11, with the protein MAKEISAKLKVIVKGGQANPAPPVGPALGAKGVNIMEFCKRFNAQTQDRMGQTLPVEITVYGDRSFDFIVKTPPAAALLIEASKVKKGSGVPNREKVGKVTWEQVQTIAETKMPDLNAFTVHSAMKMVAGTARSMGLTVTGTAPWDAAE; encoded by the coding sequence ATGGCAAAGGAAATAAGTGCAAAACTTAAAGTCATTGTAAAAGGTGGTCAAGCCAATCCAGCTCCTCCAGTAGGACCTGCTCTTGGTGCGAAGGGTGTCAATATTATGGAATTTTGTAAGCGTTTTAATGCGCAAACTCAAGACCGTATGGGACAAACTTTGCCAGTAGAGATTACAGTTTATGGAGACCGTTCTTTTGACTTTATCGTCAAAACTCCTCCTGCTGCTGCTCTCTTAATTGAGGCTTCAAAAGTGAAAAAAGGATCAGGTGTTCCGAATCGTGAAAAAGTAGGTAAAGTAACTTGGGAACAAGTACAAACTATTGCAGAAACGAAAATGCCAGACCTTAATGCCTTTACTGTACATTCTGCTATGAAAATGGTAGCTGGTACGGCTAGAAGTATGGGACTGACAGTTACAGGAACTGCTCCTTGGGACGCTGCTGAATAA
- the rplA gene encoding 50S ribosomal protein L1 — MAKLTKKRKEALSKYDAQAEYALDKASELIKEINLAKFDASVDIDVRLGVDPRKADQMVRGVVTLPHGTGKQVRVLALVTPDKEAEAKEAGADMVGLDDYIAKIEGGWTDMDVIITMPTVMAKVGRLGRVLGPRGLMPNPKAGTVTMDVAKAVTDVKAGKIDFRVDKTGIIHTSIGKSSFTPEQIKENASELLSTLIRLKPATAKGTYMKSVHLSTTMSPSIKIDKSSIKGL, encoded by the coding sequence ATGGCAAAATTAACTAAAAAACGTAAGGAAGCCCTTTCAAAATACGATGCACAAGCAGAGTATGCTTTAGATAAAGCAAGTGAACTTATTAAAGAAATCAATCTTGCTAAATTTGATGCTTCTGTTGATATCGATGTTCGTTTGGGTGTTGATCCACGTAAAGCAGACCAAATGGTTCGTGGTGTGGTTACACTTCCTCACGGAACAGGTAAACAAGTACGTGTACTTGCTCTTGTTACTCCAGATAAAGAAGCCGAAGCCAAAGAAGCTGGTGCTGACATGGTAGGTTTAGACGATTACATCGCTAAAATTGAAGGTGGCTGGACAGATATGGACGTAATCATTACTATGCCAACCGTAATGGCTAAAGTTGGTCGTTTGGGTAGAGTATTAGGTCCTCGTGGTCTTATGCCAAATCCAAAGGCTGGTACAGTTACAATGGATGTAGCTAAAGCTGTTACAGATGTAAAGGCTGGTAAAATTGATTTCCGTGTTGACAAAACAGGTATTATTCATACAAGTATCGGTAAATCTTCATTTACACCAGAGCAAATCAAAGAAAATGCGAGTGAATTGCTTTCTACTTTGATTCGTTTAAAGCCTGCTACGGCTAAAGGTACTTATATGAAAAGTGTACACCTTTCAACAACGATGAGTCCGTCTATCAAGATTGATAAGTCGTCTATCAAAGGTCTATAA
- the rplJ gene encoding 50S ribosomal protein L10, with protein sequence MNRDQKTQVVKDLVEKFSNSANFYVTDSSGMSVEQTNAFRRACFEKGIEYRVAKNTLIRKALEQVEGDFEPLTDKGALKGFSAIMFSPETAKLPAQIIKDFRKKNKSQKPVFKAASVETALFFGEKQLEMLSEIKSKDEVLGDVIMLLQSPARTVTAAILSGGGRVAAMVKGIAEKGE encoded by the coding sequence ATGAATCGTGATCAAAAAACACAAGTAGTGAAGGATTTGGTGGAGAAGTTTTCTAATTCTGCGAACTTCTATGTAACTGATTCTTCAGGAATGAGTGTTGAGCAAACTAATGCGTTTCGCCGTGCTTGTTTCGAAAAAGGCATAGAATACCGTGTAGCTAAAAATACACTTATTCGTAAAGCGTTAGAGCAAGTAGAAGGAGATTTCGAACCATTGACAGACAAAGGAGCTTTGAAAGGCTTCTCTGCAATTATGTTCTCTCCAGAAACTGCAAAACTTCCAGCGCAAATCATTAAAGATTTTCGTAAAAAGAACAAATCACAAAAACCAGTATTTAAAGCTGCTTCTGTAGAAACAGCACTATTTTTTGGAGAGAAACAGCTAGAAATGCTTAGCGAAATCAAATCCAAAGATGAAGTATTGGGTGATGTTATTATGCTTCTTCAATCTCCTGCACGCACAGTTACTGCTGCTATCCTTAGTGGTGGAGGTCGTGTTGCAGCGATGGTTAAAGGAATTGCTGAAAAAGGCGAATAA
- the rplL gene encoding 50S ribosomal protein L7/L12: protein MADLKAIAEQLVGLTVKEANELADILKEDYGIEPAGGGAVMMAGPAASAEEAEEKTEFDVILKSAGSSKLAVVKLVRELTGLGLKEAKELVDTAPKPIKEAAPKAEADDMAKRLQEAGAEVEVK, encoded by the coding sequence ATGGCAGATTTGAAAGCAATCGCAGAACAACTTGTTGGTCTTACAGTAAAAGAAGCTAACGAGCTTGCAGACATTTTGAAAGAAGATTACGGTATTGAGCCTGCTGGTGGTGGTGCTGTAATGATGGCAGGTCCTGCTGCTAGTGCTGAAGAAGCAGAAGAAAAAACAGAATTCGACGTAATTTTGAAATCTGCTGGTAGCTCTAAATTAGCAGTTGTAAAATTAGTTCGTGAGCTTACAGGTCTTGGCTTGAAAGAAGCGAAAGAATTGGTAGATACAGCTCCTAAGCCAATCAAAGAAGCAGCTCCTAAAGCAGAAGCTGATGATATGGCGAAAAGACTTCAAGAAGCTGGTGCTGAAGTAGAGGTAAAGTAA
- a CDS encoding lysoplasmalogenase: MKYFKSKHNWLLFVLAFFTVLNLYANYKYDFVLELASKPFLIPTLGLYFFLNTRKVVNSYKKGLVKFVLIALFLAWLGDTFLLFQNQNPLFFILGLGSFLVSHILYILTFKKSLNNQELGEPKTLLIRAIPFIGTAILMLTYLYKWLTGAMIVAVPLYVLVIVVMAFMAMERSGKVLKASAEYVFFGAFLFMVSDSLLAIDIFVRSLTIPYAPVFVMATYIAAQTLIVYGMMIQIKSSLN; the protein is encoded by the coding sequence ATGAAATACTTCAAATCAAAACATAACTGGCTTCTTTTTGTCTTAGCCTTTTTCACAGTCTTGAATCTATATGCCAATTACAAATATGATTTTGTATTAGAACTTGCTTCAAAGCCATTTCTGATTCCAACTTTAGGACTGTATTTCTTCCTCAACACAAGAAAAGTTGTGAACTCGTATAAAAAAGGTCTTGTTAAGTTTGTTCTTATTGCCCTTTTTCTCGCTTGGTTAGGCGATACATTTCTTCTTTTTCAAAATCAGAATCCATTATTTTTTATACTTGGTTTGGGAAGTTTCTTGGTTTCTCATATTTTATATATTCTTACCTTCAAAAAATCTTTGAATAATCAAGAGCTAGGCGAGCCAAAAACATTGCTTATTCGTGCCATTCCTTTTATTGGTACAGCTATTTTGATGCTGACTTACTTGTACAAGTGGCTTACTGGTGCAATGATAGTGGCAGTTCCTTTATATGTCTTAGTAATTGTTGTGATGGCTTTTATGGCAATGGAACGCTCTGGAAAAGTCTTGAAGGCAAGTGCAGAGTATGTTTTTTTTGGTGCATTTTTATTTATGGTTTCAGATTCGTTACTTGCCATTGATATTTTTGTGAGGAGTCTGACTATTCCGTATGCACCAGTCTTTGTTATGGCAACATATATTGCTGCACAGACACTCATTGTCTATGGAATGATGATTCAGATAAAATCTAGTTTAAATTAA
- a CDS encoding enoyl-ACP reductase — translation MYNLLKGKVGIISGALDENSIAWKIAETAHAEGAKFVLTNAPVALRMGTIQQLAEKCETIVIPADATSIEDWENLYTKATEHLGGKLDFALHSIGMSPNVRKKKDYGDLNHAWTLQAIDISGLSFHKMLQVAEKMDILNEEASVVALSYIAAQRTFPDYSDMAHAKAVLESIARSYGYRLGRSKKVRINTVSQSPTATTAGTGVGGFDAFMNYAEKMSPLGNASAQECADFVISLFSDFTKKVTMQNLYHDGGFSAMGVSEEVMEMFGEEK, via the coding sequence ATGTATAATTTACTTAAAGGAAAAGTAGGTATTATTTCAGGAGCTTTAGACGAAAACTCTATTGCTTGGAAAATTGCAGAGACAGCACACGCAGAAGGTGCAAAATTTGTCTTGACGAATGCTCCTGTTGCCCTTCGAATGGGAACTATTCAACAGCTGGCTGAAAAGTGTGAAACTATTGTAATCCCTGCTGATGCTACTTCTATTGAAGATTGGGAAAATCTTTACACAAAAGCAACAGAACATTTGGGAGGTAAACTGGATTTTGCTTTACACTCTATCGGAATGAGTCCGAATGTTCGTAAGAAAAAAGATTATGGAGATTTGAATCATGCTTGGACACTTCAAGCTATTGATATTTCAGGACTTTCATTTCACAAAATGCTTCAAGTGGCTGAAAAAATGGATATTCTAAATGAAGAGGCTTCTGTCGTAGCTCTTTCTTATATTGCAGCACAACGCACTTTTCCAGATTATAGTGATATGGCACATGCAAAAGCTGTTTTAGAATCTATTGCTCGTAGTTATGGTTATCGTTTGGGAAGATCTAAAAAGGTAAGAATCAACACTGTTTCGCAGTCTCCAACAGCTACAACGGCTGGAACAGGTGTAGGAGGTTTTGATGCCTTTATGAATTATGCTGAGAAAATGTCTCCTCTAGGAAATGCTTCTGCTCAAGAATGTGCAGATTTTGTTATTTCTCTTTTCTCTGACTTTACAAAAAAAGTAACGATGCAAAATCTATATCACGATGGAGGTTTTTCTGCTATGGGGGTTTCGGAAGAAGTAATGGAAATGTTTGGAGAAGAAAAATAA
- a CDS encoding M48 family metallopeptidase, translating to MNYSTSIRKYITNMSIIVLLLTYFVSTESIYAQDAITFEDYQPLQSKGTVPEDFLLSVSERYVSKNENIGEDIDKKTAKNIDQFNLQSSFSLKQLLWSGNVLFGDEVSQYLNEIASELLKNDEELRNKVRFYVVKSPVPNAFANPDGAIFINLGLVARAENEAQLAYILAHEITHYVKQHSINQFLFGKEINDKKNKNVFRLGNKSDELYAKRLAQSNYSKEHEIEADDYGWEIFKNTKYDLSETAKTFDMLQNTRRPFDTLVFESKFLNNSYVQLPDSTYYIDTLHIVEREELDSAEMEALLAFSTHPSAEERQKLALERIGKANATNKGKDYIISKEKFELVQKIARFELCQLYLSDAKYIDALYHTLLLQEQYGDSKYVQMSLTKALYGIAKYDNAKARIYLDQLYSRMDWNGRNWYFALEELDDYQLTVLALAHCFETFDKYPNEAYLKQAIPSLLMDMKSYYNDFSKGKTVGKKKNKVNYTEDLLYPAWQKIQTHAQFEELRKQGDKMYSEKKQREQIPSYSDAIRIQKERRKGYALGIDKTLIINPMYIRLNERKKQPLDIFASEERQKSLNEAIIKESQSLNLDAIMITPSSFEGNSIETFNDLAIINAWYREMGETEVDMITSNYDALMKVSKKYGTPYFTRMLIVDEKEKVQGDYILYGIIMYPILPYALYKAFTSHNSIIITMMHDVNTGQIKMIQGTKSGSSIKKGKLSKLTHSHLNQIKRKRK from the coding sequence ATGAATTACTCTACATCTATTAGAAAGTACATTACCAATATGAGTATAATTGTACTTCTACTCACTTATTTTGTATCTACAGAAAGTATCTATGCTCAAGATGCTATTACTTTTGAAGATTATCAACCTCTACAATCAAAAGGAACAGTTCCAGAAGATTTCTTGCTTTCAGTTAGCGAACGTTATGTATCTAAGAATGAAAACATTGGAGAGGATATAGATAAAAAAACAGCTAAAAATATTGATCAGTTCAATCTTCAAAGTAGCTTCTCACTCAAGCAATTGCTTTGGAGTGGAAATGTTCTTTTTGGAGATGAAGTCAGTCAGTATCTGAACGAGATTGCTTCAGAGTTACTAAAAAATGATGAAGAATTACGCAATAAAGTTCGCTTTTATGTGGTAAAATCACCTGTTCCAAATGCTTTTGCCAATCCAGATGGAGCTATTTTTATCAATTTGGGCTTGGTTGCTCGTGCTGAAAATGAAGCCCAACTCGCTTATATTTTAGCTCATGAAATTACACACTACGTAAAGCAACACAGTATAAACCAGTTTCTTTTTGGAAAGGAAATTAACGACAAAAAAAATAAAAACGTCTTTCGCCTTGGCAATAAATCAGATGAGCTTTATGCCAAACGTCTTGCACAAAGCAACTATTCTAAAGAACACGAAATAGAAGCAGATGATTATGGTTGGGAAATTTTTAAAAACACAAAATATGACCTTTCAGAGACAGCAAAGACTTTTGATATGCTTCAAAATACCCGTCGTCCGTTTGACACACTTGTTTTTGAAAGTAAATTTTTAAATAACTCTTACGTTCAGCTACCAGACAGCACATACTATATTGATACACTTCATATTGTTGAACGTGAAGAATTAGATTCTGCTGAAATGGAAGCACTTTTAGCTTTCAGTACGCACCCAAGTGCAGAAGAAAGACAAAAATTAGCTTTAGAACGTATAGGAAAAGCAAATGCGACCAATAAAGGCAAAGATTATATTATTTCTAAGGAAAAATTTGAATTGGTACAAAAAATAGCTCGTTTTGAGCTTTGTCAGTTATATCTTTCTGATGCTAAATATATCGATGCACTTTATCATACTCTATTACTTCAAGAGCAATATGGAGACAGTAAGTATGTCCAAATGTCTCTTACAAAAGCACTTTATGGAATTGCAAAATATGACAATGCAAAAGCTCGTATTTACTTAGACCAGCTTTACAGCAGAATGGATTGGAATGGGAGAAATTGGTACTTTGCCTTAGAAGAACTGGATGACTATCAGCTTACTGTTTTGGCTCTAGCACATTGTTTTGAGACATTTGACAAATATCCAAATGAAGCCTATTTGAAACAAGCTATTCCGAGTCTTTTAATGGATATGAAGTCATACTACAATGACTTTAGCAAAGGAAAAACTGTAGGTAAGAAGAAAAATAAAGTCAATTATACAGAAGATTTACTCTATCCAGCTTGGCAAAAAATACAAACTCATGCTCAATTTGAAGAGCTACGCAAGCAAGGAGATAAAATGTATTCAGAAAAAAAGCAAAGAGAACAAATACCTTCTTATTCTGATGCTATAAGAATACAAAAAGAAAGACGAAAAGGCTATGCTTTAGGAATTGACAAAACGTTGATAATAAACCCAATGTATATTCGCTTAAATGAAAGAAAAAAACAACCTTTAGATATATTTGCTAGTGAAGAACGACAAAAGTCATTAAATGAAGCTATTATCAAAGAAAGCCAAAGCCTAAACCTAGATGCAATAATGATAACTCCTTCTTCATTTGAAGGAAATAGCATAGAAACCTTCAATGATTTGGCTATAATAAATGCATGGTATAGAGAAATGGGAGAAACAGAAGTTGATATGATTACAAGTAATTATGATGCTTTGATGAAAGTATCAAAAAAGTATGGCACTCCTTATTTTACTAGAATGCTTATCGTAGATGAAAAAGAAAAAGTTCAAGGCGATTATATTCTCTATGGAATAATCATGTATCCTATTTTACCATACGCTTTATATAAAGCATTTACATCACACAATTCTATAATCATTACAATGATGCATGATGTAAATACTGGACAAATTAAAATGATACAAGGCACTAAGTCAGGAAGCTCTATCAAGAAGGGTAAGCTATCTAAATTAACTCACTCTCACCTCAATCAAATCAAACGTAAGAGGAAATAA
- a CDS encoding ATP-grasp domain-containing protein, protein MIDVYVLNPINVANRPQLGAFTAMKGFEFMGAKNMLVDSIAEMKALKNSKETDFDNKENIAVGGIGFVKSRLEYLGYLHKLQTGFDYPKELRNYLGREIWTSTIDEVSQTLPNIFIKPKDEIKQKFFTGLVINSSKDLIGKGIQGENYEVWCSELIHPIAEFRVFVRYNEILDVRQYNGDYTVNPDYKVIQNCIRDFRSAPRAYGIDFCVTKERKTLLLEVNDGFSLGDYGLNFLKYAKLNYTRWSELVECKDYFKF, encoded by the coding sequence ATGATTGATGTCTATGTCTTGAATCCGATTAATGTTGCCAACCGTCCACAGTTAGGAGCTTTTACGGCTATGAAAGGCTTTGAGTTTATGGGGGCAAAAAATATGTTAGTAGATAGCATTGCAGAAATGAAAGCCTTAAAAAATAGTAAAGAAACTGATTTTGACAACAAGGAAAATATTGCTGTTGGTGGAATTGGATTTGTAAAAAGTAGGCTAGAATATTTAGGCTATCTTCATAAGCTACAAACAGGTTTTGATTATCCAAAAGAACTTAGAAACTACTTAGGCAGAGAAATTTGGACTTCGACAATTGATGAAGTAAGTCAGACACTCCCTAATATTTTCATTAAACCCAAAGACGAAATCAAACAAAAATTTTTTACTGGACTGGTCATAAACTCATCAAAAGACCTCATCGGAAAAGGCATACAAGGAGAAAATTATGAAGTTTGGTGTTCAGAACTTATTCATCCCATAGCAGAATTTAGAGTTTTTGTGAGATACAATGAAATATTGGACGTTAGGCAATATAATGGAGACTATACTGTAAATCCAGATTACAAAGTTATTCAAAACTGTATTCGTGATTTCAGATCTGCACCAAGAGCGTATGGAATAGATTTCTGTGTTACGAAAGAAAGAAAAACACTACTTTTAGAAGTAAATGACGGTTTCTCTTTGGGAGACTACGGTCTGAATTTTCTGAAATATGCTAAACTTAACTATACACGTTGGAGTGAATTGGTAGAGTGTAAAGATTATTTTAAATTTTGA
- a CDS encoding peptidylprolyl isomerase yields the protein MSSSCNTEKDQVITLSTKFGDMKMILFDDTPQHKENFIKLVKDGTYDGTIFHRVIKGFMIQGGDPYTKDSSKDPREYGTGGPGYTVPAEIKSNHPHRRGAVAAARLGDGVNPERKSSGSQFYIVEKDNGANHLDGQYTVFGQVIDGFDVIDKVAEQKTQYPDRPVEKIVVNFSIDEVSKEKITEKYGYSYPEVKTEK from the coding sequence ATGAGCAGTTCTTGCAACACAGAAAAAGACCAAGTAATCACACTTTCTACTAAATTTGGCGATATGAAAATGATTCTTTTTGATGACACACCCCAACACAAAGAGAACTTTATCAAATTAGTAAAAGATGGCACTTATGATGGCACAATCTTCCACCGAGTAATCAAAGGTTTTATGATTCAAGGTGGCGACCCATACACAAAAGATTCATCTAAAGACCCTAGAGAATACGGAACTGGAGGACCAGGTTATACTGTTCCAGCCGAAATCAAATCTAACCACCCACATCGTAGAGGTGCAGTAGCAGCAGCAAGATTAGGTGATGGAGTGAATCCTGAAAGAAAGTCTAGTGGCTCGCAGTTTTATATTGTAGAGAAAGACAACGGAGCTAATCACTTAGACGGACAATATACCGTTTTCGGACAGGTTATCGATGGCTTTGATGTAATTGATAAAGTGGCTGAACAAAAAACGCAATACCCAGACCGTCCAGTAGAAAAGATTGTTGTGAATTTCAGTATAGACGAAGTTTCTAAAGAGAAAATCACAGAAAAATATGGTTATTCTTATCCTGAAGTAAAAACAGAGAAGTAA